A portion of the Sulfurospirillum diekertiae genome contains these proteins:
- a CDS encoding fumarate reductase cytochrome b subunit, with protein MSDLLEGFLGTSVEGKKSRVPAKLDYIQSATGLFLGLFMWGHMFFVSTILISKDFMYTITKMFEGSMFLSEPQPIIVSGIVLFVFAVFIVHAMLGMRKLPINFRQYQAYKTHMGMMKHDDTTMWFTQAFTGFAMFFLGSAHLFTMATQADKIGPFGSSDRMYSEFMWPFYLLLLLAVEFHGGIGLYRLCVKWGWFEGADAKISRKNLKKAKWAITTFFLALGLLTLAAYVKIGYEHRNNVGEKYKPTAQLEVRYDVKVRA; from the coding sequence GTGAGTGACCTACTTGAAGGGTTTTTAGGTACGAGCGTTGAGGGAAAAAAGAGTAGAGTTCCAGCCAAACTTGATTATATTCAAAGTGCGACTGGTCTATTCTTAGGTTTGTTTATGTGGGGACATATGTTCTTTGTATCAACGATTTTGATCAGCAAAGACTTTATGTACACCATAACCAAAATGTTTGAAGGCAGTATGTTCCTAAGCGAACCACAGCCTATAATCGTTTCTGGGATTGTCTTGTTTGTATTTGCAGTCTTTATTGTACATGCGATGCTCGGTATGAGAAAATTGCCTATCAATTTTAGACAATATCAAGCATATAAAACACATATGGGTATGATGAAACACGATGATACAACGATGTGGTTTACACAAGCATTCACCGGTTTTGCAATGTTCTTCTTAGGTTCTGCGCACCTCTTTACCATGGCAACCCAAGCAGATAAAATTGGACCATTTGGTTCATCAGATAGAATGTACAGCGAATTTATGTGGCCATTTTATCTTCTTCTTCTTCTTGCCGTTGAGTTCCACGGTGGTATTGGTCTTTATCGTCTCTGTGTTAAATGGGGTTGGTTTGAAGGTGCTGATGCAAAAATTTCTCGTAAAAATCTCAAAAAAGCTAAATGGGCTATTACAACATTTTTCTTAGCACTTGGTCTTTTAACACTTGCAGCATACGTGAAAATCGGTTATGAACACAGAAATAACGTAGGTGAGAAATACAAACCAACGGCACAACTCGAAGTAAGATATGATGTGAAGGTTAGGGCGTAA
- a CDS encoding fumarate reductase flavoprotein subunit, giving the protein MNVKYCDALVIGGGLAGLRAAIATQSKGLSTTVLSLCPVKRSHSAAAQGGMQASLGNSKMSRGDNEDVHFADTVKGSDWGCDQEVARMFVTVAPKAIRELAGWGVPWTRIAKGGREAIINAERTTIVEDEEVHGYIHSRDFGGTKKWRTCYTADATGHTMLFGVANEALKHNVNIEDRKEAIALIHENNRCYGAIVRDLVTGELWAYVAKGTLIATGGYGRLYKQTTNAVICDGIGAAIALETGVATLGNMEAVQFHPTPIVPSGILLTEGCRGDGGLLRDVDGHRFMPDYEPEKKELASRDVVSRRMMEHIRKGKGVKSPYGEHLWLDISILGRAHIERNLRDVQEICQIFNGIDPADEGPKGWAPVLPMQHYSMGGIRTKPTGESPTLSGLFSAGEAACWDMHGFNRLGGNSVSETVVAGMIVGDYFADYCLSNEVNVNTATIEKAIKKQKDFIDHLLTNKGKFNIFEIKNRMRDIMWEKVAIFRDGKGLAEAVNELEELLKKSHDVTIKSKTTSANPELEEAYRVPMMLKLALCVAMGARERTESRGAHYREDFLKRDDANWLKRTLTSWKEGATLPTVTYEDLDIMKMEIPPAFRGYGAKGMIIENELSLKRQEEVDKLREEMEAAGKDRYVIQDALMPFELQPYYKAKNERFGDAK; this is encoded by the coding sequence ATGAACGTAAAATATTGTGATGCACTGGTTATCGGTGGTGGTTTAGCAGGTCTTAGAGCGGCGATTGCAACGCAATCTAAAGGTCTTAGTACAACAGTTTTAAGTCTTTGTCCAGTTAAGAGATCTCACTCTGCTGCGGCACAAGGTGGTATGCAAGCAAGTCTTGGTAACTCAAAAATGAGTCGCGGTGACAATGAAGATGTTCACTTTGCCGATACTGTAAAAGGTAGTGACTGGGGTTGTGACCAAGAAGTTGCACGTATGTTCGTTACCGTTGCTCCTAAAGCAATCCGTGAATTAGCGGGCTGGGGCGTGCCTTGGACGAGAATTGCTAAAGGTGGTAGAGAAGCTATCATCAATGCTGAGAGAACAACGATTGTGGAAGATGAAGAAGTCCATGGTTATATCCATTCTCGTGACTTTGGTGGTACTAAAAAATGGAGAACCTGTTATACAGCGGATGCTACAGGTCATACCATGCTTTTTGGTGTTGCGAATGAAGCTCTTAAACATAATGTCAATATTGAAGATAGAAAAGAAGCGATTGCGCTTATTCATGAAAACAACCGTTGTTACGGTGCGATTGTAAGAGACCTCGTAACGGGTGAGCTTTGGGCTTACGTTGCTAAAGGTACTTTGATCGCAACGGGAGGTTACGGTAGACTTTACAAACAAACAACCAATGCGGTTATTTGTGATGGTATTGGTGCTGCTATTGCTCTTGAAACGGGTGTTGCGACACTTGGTAATATGGAAGCAGTACAATTCCACCCAACCCCAATCGTTCCATCAGGTATTCTTTTAACTGAAGGCTGTAGAGGTGATGGTGGACTACTTCGTGACGTTGATGGTCATAGATTTATGCCAGACTATGAGCCAGAGAAAAAAGAACTTGCAAGTCGTGATGTTGTAAGTCGTCGTATGATGGAACACATCCGTAAAGGTAAAGGTGTTAAATCTCCTTATGGCGAGCACTTATGGCTAGATATTTCTATCCTTGGTCGTGCACACATTGAGAGAAACCTAAGAGATGTACAAGAAATTTGTCAAATCTTTAACGGTATCGATCCTGCGGATGAAGGTCCAAAAGGTTGGGCACCCGTTCTTCCAATGCAACACTACTCAATGGGTGGTATTAGAACAAAACCAACCGGTGAGTCTCCAACCCTTTCAGGTCTTTTCTCTGCGGGTGAAGCTGCTTGTTGGGATATGCACGGATTTAACCGTCTTGGTGGTAACTCAGTCAGTGAAACGGTTGTTGCAGGTATGATTGTTGGTGATTATTTTGCTGACTATTGTTTATCAAATGAAGTTAATGTCAATACAGCAACGATTGAAAAAGCAATTAAAAAACAAAAAGATTTCATTGACCATCTGTTGACAAACAAAGGTAAATTTAATATTTTTGAAATTAAAAACAGAATGAGAGATATTATGTGGGAAAAAGTTGCGATTTTCCGTGATGGCAAAGGTCTTGCTGAAGCGGTTAACGAGCTTGAAGAACTTCTCAAAAAATCTCACGATGTTACGATTAAATCTAAAACAACCTCTGCTAACCCAGAGCTTGAAGAAGCATACCGTGTTCCTATGATGCTTAAATTGGCATTGTGTGTGGCTATGGGTGCTCGTGAGAGAACCGAGAGCCGTGGTGCACATTACCGTGAAGACTTCTTGAAACGTGATGATGCGAATTGGTTGAAACGTACCTTAACTTCATGGAAAGAGGGCGCAACCCTTCCAACCGTTACGTATGAAGATTTAGACATTATGAAAATGGAAATTCCACCAGCGTTTAGAGGGTATGGTGCAAAAGGTATGATTATTGAAAATGAACTCAGCCTTAAACGCCAAGAGGAAGTGGATAAACTTCGTGAAGAGATGGAAGCTGCAGGCAAAGACAGATATGTGATTCAAGATGCGCTTATGCCATTTGAGCTTCAACCATACTATAAAGCTAAAAATGAGAGATTTGGAGATGCAAAATGA
- a CDS encoding fumarate reductase iron-sulfur subunit, translating to MSRTITIRAMKYNPQSKLSKAHFAEYKLEETDGMTLFIALTKIRETMDADLSFDFVCRAGICGSCGMMVNGKPALACRTLTKNFPGGVIQLMPMPAFKLLKDLSVDTGNWMNGMSKRVESWIHTNHKPDISKLEAPMEPKLADETFELDRCIECGICVAACGTKLMRPNFIGAVGLNRVARFAMDPHDERTDEDFYELVGDDDGIFGCMSLVACEDNCPKHLPLQSKIAYMRRKLVALK from the coding sequence ATGAGTAGAACTATTACCATAAGGGCTATGAAATATAACCCACAATCAAAACTTTCAAAAGCGCACTTTGCAGAGTACAAACTTGAAGAAACCGATGGTATGACACTGTTTATTGCGCTTACGAAAATTCGCGAAACAATGGATGCAGACCTTTCTTTTGACTTTGTATGCCGTGCAGGTATCTGTGGAAGTTGCGGTATGATGGTTAATGGTAAACCTGCCCTTGCATGTCGTACATTAACAAAAAATTTCCCAGGCGGCGTCATTCAATTGATGCCAATGCCAGCATTTAAGTTATTGAAAGATCTTTCTGTTGATACAGGTAACTGGATGAATGGTATGAGTAAACGTGTTGAGAGTTGGATTCACACGAACCATAAACCAGACATTTCTAAACTTGAAGCACCTATGGAGCCAAAACTCGCAGATGAGACATTTGAGCTTGATCGTTGTATTGAGTGTGGTATTTGTGTTGCAGCATGTGGTACAAAATTGATGAGACCAAACTTTATTGGTGCTGTTGGTTTGAACCGCGTTGCTCGTTTTGCAATGGATCCACACGATGAGAGAACCGATGAAGACTTCTATGAGCTTGTTGGTGATGATGATGGAATCTTTGGATGTATGAGTCTCGTTGCGTGCGAAGACAATTGTCCAAAACACTTACCACTTCAATCAAAAATTGCTTATATGAGACGAAAACTCGTCGCTCTCAAATAA
- a CDS encoding dynamin family protein has product MHIINDFFLLIWGERLNQEVVFDEKHTTEFDQYRLTSFDNFCDSVAILLIISPQNFANMAILEEPKTVLNTFFQHVIFNKENIQYAQSQLLGYFIVLGNLQVNHAITKRLELLKKEGIISYDAVRSLGSIISLIEEKKIEVTSLHVKSATTQENYYKTELNLLLTAIENLNQAVETPRLQERLHVIPERLENQRFSIGITGVMNAGKSTMLNALLGQEVLGTSVVPETANLTLIKYAKNPYAVVNFWNAKEWSKIEEGAKSLKSLEAFVKESKAHFGETFHTLVTPQGESETIAVNDLALYTSAKHSEKKCNLVKSVELYTDLKFVQDGVQIVDTPGLDDPVVQREEITLEYLSECDLMIHLMNAAQAATQKDVDFIIDALLYRNVAQLLIVITRIDTIAEKELQEVIAYTKRSIEARLNEQNKGAKLDEVIAKIVFIPIAGKLALMHKLGQEKEALALGYDMNRTGLPLVESYLEEVLFGANSQKANLIISANRKEIESIITESMSAFEQELHYLSISTEEIEQAYAKHQEEKAVMANFLEQIKTSVAQSKEEMEHYFGTLQKFASNQLDKLQNVVKRRITDDVSYEFSKNKKAPKEERIGSMIETAIKDGMVDLVRDYRYEFQKKMQSSLEYMDAKYGEFKTESTAPMFDAKAFCEEHLGSLLIFKNSTVVIAAANDAIKKYGKNDLSALSMNLETIFATEFSHIKEMLEEKLHKINHELLSSFVSLCEAPARSIEERFGAEGALIARAMHQMKDQTLNREARSMEIKEKERVMGIVLNDLNAQKESK; this is encoded by the coding sequence ATGCATATCATCAATGATTTTTTCTTACTCATCTGGGGTGAGAGGTTAAACCAAGAAGTTGTTTTCGATGAAAAACATACCACAGAGTTCGATCAATACAGATTAACTTCTTTCGATAATTTTTGCGACAGTGTCGCTATCTTATTAATCATAAGTCCTCAGAATTTTGCCAATATGGCAATCTTAGAAGAACCCAAAACAGTTTTAAATACATTTTTTCAACACGTAATATTTAACAAAGAAAATATTCAATATGCACAATCTCAACTGCTGGGTTATTTCATCGTTCTGGGTAATTTGCAAGTCAACCATGCTATCACAAAGCGCTTAGAGCTTTTAAAAAAAGAGGGGATTATCTCTTATGATGCGGTACGTTCTTTAGGTAGTATCATCTCTCTTATCGAAGAGAAAAAAATCGAAGTTACCTCTTTACATGTAAAGAGTGCAACAACCCAAGAAAACTACTATAAAACTGAACTCAATCTTCTTCTCACTGCCATTGAAAATTTGAATCAGGCGGTTGAAACACCTCGTTTACAAGAGCGTTTACATGTAATCCCTGAACGCCTTGAAAATCAACGCTTTTCCATTGGTATCACCGGTGTTATGAACGCGGGCAAATCAACAATGCTCAACGCACTGTTAGGGCAAGAAGTTTTAGGCACTTCGGTTGTTCCTGAAACGGCCAATCTAACGCTAATTAAATACGCCAAAAACCCTTACGCGGTGGTGAATTTTTGGAATGCCAAAGAGTGGAGCAAGATCGAAGAGGGTGCTAAAAGTCTTAAAAGTTTAGAAGCGTTTGTCAAAGAGAGCAAAGCGCATTTTGGCGAAACTTTTCATACGCTTGTCACACCACAAGGGGAAAGTGAAACCATTGCAGTTAACGATTTAGCCCTCTATACCTCAGCAAAACACTCTGAAAAAAAATGCAATTTGGTCAAAAGCGTTGAACTCTACACCGATCTAAAATTTGTCCAAGATGGCGTTCAAATCGTCGATACCCCCGGTCTGGATGACCCTGTGGTGCAACGTGAAGAGATTACGCTGGAATACCTTAGCGAATGTGATTTGATGATCCATCTTATGAACGCGGCACAAGCAGCGACGCAAAAAGATGTTGACTTTATTATTGACGCGCTCTTATACCGCAATGTGGCACAGTTGCTCATTGTCATTACGCGGATTGATACGATTGCTGAAAAAGAGCTGCAAGAGGTGATCGCATATACCAAACGCAGCATCGAAGCAAGGCTGAACGAGCAAAACAAAGGTGCAAAATTAGATGAAGTGATCGCTAAAATCGTCTTTATTCCGATTGCTGGAAAATTGGCTCTGATGCATAAATTAGGGCAAGAAAAAGAAGCTCTCGCCCTTGGATACGATATGAACCGTACGGGTTTGCCATTGGTTGAGTCCTATCTTGAAGAGGTTCTTTTTGGAGCGAATAGTCAAAAAGCCAACCTGATTATCTCCGCCAATCGCAAAGAGATCGAATCAATCATCACAGAATCGATGAGCGCTTTTGAGCAAGAGCTGCATTATTTAAGTATTTCCACAGAAGAGATCGAGCAAGCCTACGCCAAACATCAAGAAGAAAAAGCGGTGATGGCGAACTTTTTGGAGCAGATTAAAACCAGTGTGGCGCAGAGCAAAGAGGAGATGGAACACTACTTTGGCACACTTCAAAAATTTGCAAGTAACCAACTCGATAAACTTCAAAATGTTGTCAAACGCCGTATTACAGACGACGTAAGTTATGAGTTTAGTAAAAATAAAAAAGCGCCCAAAGAGGAACGCATTGGCTCGATGATCGAGACGGCGATCAAAGATGGCATGGTCGATTTGGTGCGAGATTATCGCTATGAATTTCAAAAAAAAATGCAAAGTTCCCTAGAGTATATGGATGCCAAATACGGGGAATTTAAAACAGAGAGCACGGCGCCAATGTTTGATGCCAAAGCGTTTTGTGAAGAGCATTTAGGCTCACTTTTGATTTTCAAAAACAGCACCGTTGTAATAGCAGCAGCCAATGATGCAATCAAAAAGTATGGCAAAAATGATTTGAGTGCGCTTTCAATGAACCTTGAGACGATTTTTGCAACGGAATTTTCTCATATCAAAGAGATGCTTGAAGAAAAACTCCACAAAATCAATCATGAACTTTTAAGCTCATTTGTAAGTCTATGTGAAGCACCCGCACGCAGTATTGAAGAGCGTTTTGGTGCAGAAGGTGCATTGATTGCACGTGCGATGCATCAGATGAAAGACCAAACCCTGAACCGTGAAGCCAGAAGCATGGAAATTAAAGAAAAAGAGCGCGTGATGGGCATCGTGTTAAATGATTTAAACGCGCAAAAGGAGTCAAAATGA
- a CDS encoding dynamin family protein, which yields MSLIESFVTSYKEHFLKVVPTFDATLLGALKKVQYVLLEEQQLPSIQLKKALDRLQMRSEEPMKVAITGQFSSGKSTFLNALLAKSILPTGITPVTSKVNYIRYGEEFKIRVRYKDGRDEYHDINTIAHFTDQREHVEDIAYLVLYAPLNILKDVVFVDTPGLNSQAATDTQTTEKVLKEVDGIIWLTLIDNAGKMSELQVLEEYLGKYQNKSLCVLNQKDKFTPQQIEETTNYVKTAFKEFFSDVIPISARQALESRSHDKKVMMEETLESFMHDLHVKLENGGEKLDFTQIEHDFKAYQSTLDSILQSDLGANLKLLEESNIDKVLDFIRNEIQPKSTQSKEFAITKEIKDITAKLIAQHQLFLSIYDELLGEIVRFEAEAKGLFTELKDKFSHDLKSAFMRIEQIIETIADAIYNQITTVTQIRYEAQKTGLFSKQATYIPFEYQAPKINSDLIYKSLFYEENLIGKMFKQYVKNLGAIQNEVNDKNRLVYRSLEQGILKWQAPYEVIRKSEELHSDIEFANMRRFASKAYESILKPFNDEIADSYAKISSEFNHLSSAVSFNYQNATEVCVAFLENKIEKSAKLYEENPTKFSLYMPKLDEIKERLRTSFHLYELENMMNTRNTFLNKDYDRLISQFTAIKEEKVAFLEERKARHHKIIAHIEALVKEIV from the coding sequence ATGAGCCTGATAGAAAGTTTTGTCACTTCTTATAAAGAGCACTTTTTAAAAGTTGTTCCAACCTTTGATGCCACTCTTTTGGGAGCCCTCAAAAAAGTGCAATATGTACTTCTCGAAGAGCAACAACTTCCCTCCATCCAATTAAAAAAAGCGTTAGATCGCCTTCAAATGCGCTCTGAAGAGCCGATGAAAGTTGCGATAACAGGGCAGTTTTCCAGTGGAAAATCAACATTTCTCAACGCTCTTTTAGCCAAGAGTATTTTACCAACTGGCATCACCCCCGTGACGTCTAAAGTCAATTACATTCGTTATGGTGAAGAGTTTAAAATCCGTGTACGCTACAAAGATGGTAGAGATGAGTACCATGACATCAACACAATTGCCCATTTTACTGATCAGAGGGAGCATGTTGAAGATATTGCGTATCTTGTGCTTTATGCGCCGCTAAATATTCTCAAAGATGTTGTCTTTGTCGACACTCCTGGTCTTAACTCCCAAGCTGCAACCGACACGCAAACGACCGAAAAAGTGCTGAAAGAGGTCGACGGTATTATTTGGTTAACTCTCATTGACAATGCAGGGAAAATGAGTGAGCTTCAAGTTTTGGAAGAGTACCTTGGCAAATACCAAAACAAATCACTCTGTGTTTTAAATCAAAAAGATAAATTCACACCACAACAGATCGAAGAGACAACGAACTACGTGAAGACAGCCTTTAAAGAGTTTTTTAGCGACGTCATTCCTATCTCGGCACGTCAAGCGTTGGAATCTCGCAGTCACGACAAAAAAGTGATGATGGAAGAGACATTAGAATCATTTATGCACGATTTACATGTAAAGCTCGAAAATGGTGGTGAGAAGCTTGACTTTACGCAAATAGAACATGATTTTAAAGCGTATCAAAGTACACTTGATTCGATCTTACAAAGTGATTTGGGTGCCAATCTTAAACTTTTGGAAGAGTCCAACATTGATAAAGTCTTAGATTTTATTCGCAATGAGATTCAGCCCAAATCAACGCAGTCCAAAGAGTTTGCCATTACCAAAGAGATCAAGGATATTACAGCCAAATTGATCGCACAGCATCAGCTTTTTCTCTCCATTTACGATGAGCTTTTGGGTGAGATTGTCCGTTTTGAAGCTGAAGCAAAAGGTTTGTTTACGGAGCTTAAAGATAAGTTTTCGCACGATCTCAAAAGTGCGTTTATGCGCATTGAACAGATCATCGAAACCATCGCAGACGCCATTTACAATCAAATCACTACGGTAACACAAATACGCTACGAAGCGCAAAAAACAGGACTTTTTAGTAAGCAGGCAACCTACATACCTTTTGAGTATCAAGCTCCTAAAATCAACTCCGATCTTATCTATAAAAGTCTTTTTTACGAAGAGAATTTGATTGGTAAAATGTTCAAACAGTATGTGAAAAATTTAGGCGCCATCCAAAATGAAGTCAACGATAAAAATCGTTTGGTGTATCGCTCCTTGGAGCAGGGCATTTTAAAATGGCAAGCACCCTACGAGGTGATTCGTAAAAGTGAAGAGCTCCACTCTGATATCGAGTTTGCCAATATGCGCCGTTTTGCTTCTAAGGCGTACGAGAGCATCTTAAAGCCGTTTAACGATGAGATAGCAGACTCGTACGCGAAGATCAGTTCTGAGTTCAATCATCTTTCCAGTGCGGTCAGTTTCAATTACCAAAATGCTACCGAAGTATGTGTGGCATTTTTGGAAAACAAGATTGAAAAGTCAGCCAAACTCTATGAAGAAAACCCAACGAAGTTTTCACTTTATATGCCCAAACTGGATGAAATCAAAGAGCGTCTTAGAACGTCGTTTCATCTCTACGAGCTAGAAAATATGATGAATACACGAAACACGTTCCTGAACAAAGATTACGACCGCTTGATCAGTCAATTTACGGCGATTAAAGAAGAGAAAGTAGCCTTTTTGGAAGAGCGAAAAGCCCGCCACCATAAGATTATAGCGCACATAGAAGCATTGGTGAAAGAGATAGTATAA
- a CDS encoding AI-2E family transporter, which translates to MNEHRFFLTAIFLAVLFSIIKLYEPFLMIITIASLLAMATYTINLQLYKLTKSKHLSALLSTAFLSILLFGPIVYTITSIGGIVNNFDFTMIERVQTYLRTLDYHLPAPLAFMQSTLDDFISNLNIAQISTTALSYLGSIGKNSAGFLKDMLLIVVFFFFALLNGKDLIDYFKSVMPIDAKEVNFVFSEVTNVMSVVFYSILFSAIFQGALFSLVGMYFGYDGLLLGIFYGFASLIPIVGGALMWIPLCAIEVAHGNTTTAIIIATYSIVVISIIADTFIKPLIIKYINDKMVKTPTAVNELLIFFAIFAGLTTFGFWGMILGPAITTLFLSLLKLYKLLKEKHYM; encoded by the coding sequence ATGAACGAACATCGCTTTTTTTTAACGGCTATTTTCTTAGCCGTTTTATTTTCTATTATCAAACTGTATGAACCTTTTTTGATGATTATTACCATTGCTTCACTGCTCGCTATGGCAACGTATACGATTAACCTACAGCTATATAAATTGACAAAGAGCAAACATCTGTCTGCTCTTTTGTCAACAGCTTTTTTATCTATTTTACTGTTTGGACCTATTGTGTATACCATTACTTCGATTGGTGGGATTGTCAATAATTTTGATTTTACCATGATTGAAAGAGTACAAACGTACCTACGGACACTTGATTATCACCTTCCTGCGCCACTGGCTTTTATGCAATCAACTTTGGATGATTTTATTAGCAATCTTAATATCGCTCAAATATCTACTACTGCCCTTTCCTATCTTGGGTCAATTGGTAAGAACAGTGCTGGTTTTTTAAAAGACATGCTCCTCATCGTTGTCTTTTTCTTCTTTGCACTACTCAATGGTAAAGACCTCATTGACTATTTTAAAAGTGTCATGCCTATTGATGCGAAAGAAGTTAATTTTGTCTTTTCTGAGGTTACCAATGTCATGAGCGTTGTTTTCTATTCTATTTTGTTTAGTGCTATCTTCCAAGGGGCACTTTTTTCACTCGTTGGTATGTATTTTGGATATGATGGATTATTGTTAGGAATTTTTTATGGATTTGCATCCCTTATTCCCATTGTGGGTGGAGCACTCATGTGGATTCCACTGTGTGCCATTGAAGTGGCACATGGCAATACCACAACCGCGATTATCATTGCAACGTATTCTATCGTCGTCATCTCTATTATCGCCGATACATTTATTAAACCACTTATCATCAAATACATCAATGATAAAATGGTTAAAACGCCTACTGCCGTTAATGAACTTTTGATTTTCTTTGCTATTTTTGCAGGACTCACAACCTTTGGTTTTTGGGGAATGATACTTGGACCTGCGATTACGACACTCTTTTTATCACTTTTAAAACTCTACAAACTGCTCAAAGAAAAACATTACATGTAA
- the ruvB gene encoding Holliday junction branch migration DNA helicase RuvB, translating into MERIVEIEKISFENDYEKSLRPSSFEDYIGQEKIKKNLQVFIQAAQKRSECLDHILFFGPPGLGKTTLAHIISNEMRANMKITAAPMIEKSGDLAAILTNLQEGDILFIDEIHRLSPAIEEILYPAMEDFRLDIIIGSGPAAQTIKIDLPRFTLIGATTRAGMISSPLRDRFGMHFRLQFYTKDELSLIITKASHKLEKICQHDAASEMARRSRGTPRIALRLLKRIRDYADVVDEETISIERAQYGLNELGVNDLGFDELDIKYLELLLQSKGRPLGLSTMAAALSEDEGTIEDVIEPYLLANSYIERTARGRIATAKTYELFRLTPPILQNGLFEDTV; encoded by the coding sequence ATGGAACGCATCGTCGAAATCGAAAAAATCTCCTTTGAGAATGACTACGAAAAAAGTTTACGCCCCTCTTCGTTTGAAGATTACATCGGGCAAGAAAAGATCAAAAAAAATCTGCAAGTTTTTATTCAAGCGGCACAAAAACGCTCCGAATGTTTAGACCATATTCTCTTTTTTGGCCCTCCTGGTCTTGGAAAAACCACGCTTGCACATATTATCTCCAATGAAATGCGTGCCAATATGAAAATAACGGCAGCGCCGATGATCGAAAAAAGTGGTGATTTAGCCGCTATTTTGACCAATCTTCAAGAGGGCGATATTCTCTTTATCGACGAAATTCACAGGCTTTCTCCTGCTATTGAAGAGATCCTCTACCCCGCAATGGAAGATTTTCGTCTTGATATCATCATCGGTTCTGGCCCTGCGGCACAAACGATCAAAATTGATCTTCCTCGTTTTACACTGATTGGTGCAACCACAAGGGCTGGTATGATTAGCTCACCTTTGCGCGATCGCTTTGGGATGCACTTTCGTTTGCAATTTTACACCAAAGATGAGCTTTCACTCATCATTACCAAAGCATCACATAAACTTGAAAAAATCTGTCAACACGATGCAGCAAGTGAGATGGCAAGACGCTCACGTGGTACTCCGAGGATTGCCTTACGCCTTTTAAAACGTATCCGTGATTATGCCGACGTGGTGGATGAAGAGACAATTAGCATTGAACGAGCACAATATGGACTCAATGAGTTAGGGGTCAATGATCTTGGGTTTGATGAACTGGATATTAAATACCTTGAACTCTTACTACAAAGTAAAGGTCGCCCTTTAGGACTCAGCACGATGGCAGCGGCTTTGAGTGAAGATGAGGGAACTATCGAAGATGTAATTGAACCTTATCTGCTCGCAAACAGCTATATTGAGCGAACAGCACGTGGAAGAATTGCAACGGCCAAAACCTATGAACTTTTTAGACTAACACCGCCTATTTTACAAAACGGATTATTTGAGGACACGGTATGA
- the panB gene encoding 3-methyl-2-oxobutanoate hydroxymethyltransferase yields the protein MKTITSIKQHKGQTPLTVITAYDALFASLFDQKVDMILVGDSLNMSFNAKQDTLSASMEVMLYHTKAVCAGAKETFIICDMPFGTYTDEKMALHNASLVYSQTNAHAVKIEGGISRAPIIKALTQNSIAVMAHIGLMPQYVRSEGGYKVRGRSEEDILTLIEDAKAVEEAGAFSVVIEGVVEEAARRISETISIPTIGIGAGKYTDGQVLVWSDMLGFFQAFQPKFVKRYLEGATLVQNAVDAYVKEVQERSFPQPPYTYTK from the coding sequence ATGAAAACAATTACATCTATTAAACAACATAAAGGGCAAACTCCCCTTACTGTGATTACGGCGTATGATGCACTCTTTGCATCACTGTTCGATCAAAAGGTCGACATGATTCTTGTTGGCGATAGCCTCAATATGAGTTTCAATGCCAAACAAGATACACTCTCTGCTAGCATGGAAGTGATGTTGTACCACACCAAAGCAGTATGTGCTGGAGCTAAAGAGACTTTTATTATTTGTGATATGCCTTTTGGTACGTATACGGATGAAAAAATGGCACTGCATAACGCTTCACTCGTCTATAGTCAAACCAATGCACATGCCGTTAAAATTGAAGGCGGTATCAGTCGCGCGCCTATTATCAAAGCACTCACCCAAAACTCTATTGCCGTTATGGCTCATATTGGTTTAATGCCTCAGTATGTACGCAGTGAAGGCGGCTATAAAGTACGCGGACGCAGTGAAGAAGATATACTCACACTGATCGAAGATGCCAAAGCGGTTGAAGAAGCCGGTGCCTTTAGCGTGGTCATCGAAGGGGTTGTCGAAGAAGCCGCACGTCGTATTTCTGAAACGATCTCTATTCCTACGATTGGCATAGGAGCGGGTAAATATACCGATGGTCAAGTCTTAGTCTGGAGCGATATGTTAGGTTTCTTTCAAGCGTTTCAACCCAAATTTGTGAAACGCTATTTAGAAGGCGCTACACTGGTGCAAAACGCTGTTGATGCATATGTTAAAGAGGTGCAAGAACGCAGTTTCCCCCAACCGCCTTACACCTATACAAAGTGA